The following are encoded together in the Vigna unguiculata cultivar IT97K-499-35 chromosome 2, ASM411807v1, whole genome shotgun sequence genome:
- the LOC114173793 gene encoding uncharacterized protein LOC114173793 — protein sequence MPHRTRPMTALLLFTALNTVLCATITPVYDFVCFLPYWERRRERRRQQREATIANSTN from the exons ATGCCGCACAGAACACGACCCATGACAGCACTCTTGCTGTTCACTGCACTAAATACAGTTTTGTGTGCAACCATTACTCCAGTCTATGATTTTGTTTGCTTTCTTCCGTACTGGGAAAGAAGG AGGGAAAGGCGTCGCCAGCAACGAGAAGCTACTATAGCTAACAGTACAAATTAG